The proteins below are encoded in one region of Ursus arctos isolate Adak ecotype North America unplaced genomic scaffold, UrsArc2.0 scaffold_24, whole genome shotgun sequence:
- the PSMC3IP gene encoding homologous-pairing protein 2 homolog isoform X1, with product MSKGRAEAAAGAPGILLRYLQEQNRPYSAQDVFGNLQREHGLGKAAVVKALEQLAQQGKIKEKTYGKQKIYFADQDQFAMVSDADLQGLDAQIVALAAKVQSLQQSCRHMEAELKDLTSALTTPEMQKEIQDLKKECAGYRERLKNIKAATNHVTPEEKEQVHRERQKYCREWRKRKRMATELSDAILEGYPKSKKQFFEEVGIETDEDYNVKLPDP from the exons ATGAGTAAAGGCCGGGCGGAGGCCGCGGCGGGAG CGCCCGGGATCCTCCTGAGGTACCTGCAGGAGCAGAACCGGCCCTACAGCGCCCAGGACGTGTTCGGGAACCTGCAGCGGGAGCACGGACTGGGCAAGGCG gcggTGGTGAAGGCGCTGGAGCAGCTGGCCCAGCAAGGCAAAATCAAAGAGAAGACGTACGGCAAGCAGAAGATCTATTTCGCGGACCAG GACCAGTTTGCCATGGTGAGTGACGCTGACCTCCAAGGCCTGGATGCCCAGATCGTGGCCCTCGCTGCTAAGGTGCAGAGCTTACAGCAGAGCTGCCGCCACATGGAGGCGG AGCTGAAGGACTTAACCAGTGCCCTGACCACACCGGAGATGCAGAAAGAGATCCAGGACTTGAAGAAGGAATGTGCTGGCtacagagagagactgaagaaTATAAAAGCAGCCACCAACCACGTGACtccagaagagaaagagcag GTGCACAGAGAGCGGCAGAAGTACTGCAGGGAGTGGAGGAAGCGGAAGAGGATG GCGACAGAGCTGTCTGATGCAATTCTGGAAGGATACCCCAAGAGCAAGAAGCAGTTCTTT gaggAAGTCGGGATAGAGACAGATGAAGATTACAACGTGAAGCTCCCAGACCCTTGA
- the PSMC3IP gene encoding homologous-pairing protein 2 homolog isoform X2 encodes MVSDADLQGLDAQIVALAAKVQSLQQSCRHMEAELKDLTSALTTPEMQKEIQDLKKECAGYRERLKNIKAATNHVTPEEKEQVHRERQKYCREWRKRKRMATELSDAILEGYPKSKKQFFEEVGIETDEDYNVKLPDP; translated from the exons ATGGTGAGTGACGCTGACCTCCAAGGCCTGGATGCCCAGATCGTGGCCCTCGCTGCTAAGGTGCAGAGCTTACAGCAGAGCTGCCGCCACATGGAGGCGG AGCTGAAGGACTTAACCAGTGCCCTGACCACACCGGAGATGCAGAAAGAGATCCAGGACTTGAAGAAGGAATGTGCTGGCtacagagagagactgaagaaTATAAAAGCAGCCACCAACCACGTGACtccagaagagaaagagcag GTGCACAGAGAGCGGCAGAAGTACTGCAGGGAGTGGAGGAAGCGGAAGAGGATG GCGACAGAGCTGTCTGATGCAATTCTGGAAGGATACCCCAAGAGCAAGAAGCAGTTCTTT gaggAAGTCGGGATAGAGACAGATGAAGATTACAACGTGAAGCTCCCAGACCCTTGA
- the MLX gene encoding max-like protein X isoform X1, which translates to MTEPGASPDDPWVKVEYAYSDNSLDPGLFVESTRKGSVVSRANSIGSTSASSVPNTDDEDSDYHQESYKESYKDRRRRAHTQAEQKRRDAIKRGYDDLQTIVPTCQQQDFSIGSQKLSKAIVLQKTIDYIQFLHKEKKKQEEEVSMLRKDVTALKIMKVNYEQIVKAHQDNPHEGEDQVSDQVKFNVFQGIMDSLFQSFNASISVASFQELSACVFSWIEEHYAAGDRGWRPAPAEEPAVLTGPGAEPAEEPMTGQSLLLGHRATGLLRLDCAAAHRSAGSWCLVPQHPLVLNGAGVFVL; encoded by the exons ATGACGGAGCCGGGCGCCTCTCCGGACGACCCCTGGGTCAAG GTGGAATATGCCTACAGCGACAACAGCCTGGACCCCG GGCTTTTTGTAGAAAGTACCCGAAAGGGAAGTGTAGTGTCCAGAGCTAATAGCATCGGTTCCACCAGTGCCTCTTCCGTCCCCAATACAG ATGACGAGGACAGCGATTACCACCAGGAGTCCTACAAGGAGTCCTACAAGGACCGGCGGCGGCGAGCACATACGCAGGCTGAGCAGAAGAGGAGGGATGCCATCAAG AGAGGCTATGATGACCTTCAGACCATCGTCCCCACCTGCCAGCAGCAGGACTTCTCCATTGGCTCCCAAAAGCTCAGCAAAGCCATCGTTCTACAGAAGA ccattgACTACATCCAGTTTTTgcacaaggagaagaaaaagcaggaggaggaggtgtCCATGCTACGCAAGGACGTCACGGCCCTAAAGATCATGAAAGT GAACTACGAGCAGATCGTGAAGGCACACCAGGACAACCCCCATGAGGGGGAGGACCAGGTCTCTGACCAGGTCAAGTTCAATGTGTTTCAAGGCATCATGGACTCCCTGTTCCAGTCATTCAACGCCTCCATCTCCGTGGCCAGCTTCCAGGAGCTGTCGGCCTGTGTCTTCAGCTGGATCGAGGAGCACT ACGCTGCGGGAGATCGTGGTTGGCGTCCTGCACCAGCTGAAGAACCAGCTGTACTGACTGGTCCTGGGGCCGAACCTGCGGAAGAGCCAATGACGGGCCAGAGCCTCCTACTCGGCCACAGAGCCACTGGGCTCCTGAGATTGGACTGCGCCGCTGCGCACAGGTCTGCTGGCTCCTGGTGTTTGGTTCCTCAGCACCCCCTCGTCCTCAATGGGGCTGGGGTGTTTGTTCTGTGA
- the MLX gene encoding max-like protein X isoform X3 has translation MTEPGASPDDPWVKVEYAYSDNSLDPDDEDSDYHQESYKESYKDRRRRAHTQAEQKRRDAIKRGYDDLQTIVPTCQQQDFSIGSQKLSKAIVLQKTIDYIQFLHKEKKKQEEEVSMLRKDVTALKIMKVNYEQIVKAHQDNPHEGEDQVSDQVKFNVFQGIMDSLFQSFNASISVASFQELSACVFSWIEEHYAAGDRGWRPAPAEEPAVLTGPGAEPAEEPMTGQSLLLGHRATGLLRLDCAAAHRSAGSWCLVPQHPLVLNGAGVFVL, from the exons ATGACGGAGCCGGGCGCCTCTCCGGACGACCCCTGGGTCAAG GTGGAATATGCCTACAGCGACAACAGCCTGGACCCCG ATGACGAGGACAGCGATTACCACCAGGAGTCCTACAAGGAGTCCTACAAGGACCGGCGGCGGCGAGCACATACGCAGGCTGAGCAGAAGAGGAGGGATGCCATCAAG AGAGGCTATGATGACCTTCAGACCATCGTCCCCACCTGCCAGCAGCAGGACTTCTCCATTGGCTCCCAAAAGCTCAGCAAAGCCATCGTTCTACAGAAGA ccattgACTACATCCAGTTTTTgcacaaggagaagaaaaagcaggaggaggaggtgtCCATGCTACGCAAGGACGTCACGGCCCTAAAGATCATGAAAGT GAACTACGAGCAGATCGTGAAGGCACACCAGGACAACCCCCATGAGGGGGAGGACCAGGTCTCTGACCAGGTCAAGTTCAATGTGTTTCAAGGCATCATGGACTCCCTGTTCCAGTCATTCAACGCCTCCATCTCCGTGGCCAGCTTCCAGGAGCTGTCGGCCTGTGTCTTCAGCTGGATCGAGGAGCACT ACGCTGCGGGAGATCGTGGTTGGCGTCCTGCACCAGCTGAAGAACCAGCTGTACTGACTGGTCCTGGGGCCGAACCTGCGGAAGAGCCAATGACGGGCCAGAGCCTCCTACTCGGCCACAGAGCCACTGGGCTCCTGAGATTGGACTGCGCCGCTGCGCACAGGTCTGCTGGCTCCTGGTGTTTGGTTCCTCAGCACCCCCTCGTCCTCAATGGGGCTGGGGTGTTTGTTCTGTGA
- the MLX gene encoding max-like protein X isoform X4 — MTEPGASPDDPWVKVEYAYSDNSLDPGLFVESTRKGSVVSRANSIGSTSASSVPNTDDEDSDYHQESYKESYKDRRRRAHTQAEQKRRDAIKRGYDDLQTIVPTCQQQDFSIGSQKLSKAIVLQKTIDYIQFLHKEKKKQEEEVSMLRKDVTALKIMKVNYEQIVKAHQDNPHEGEDQVSDQVKFNVFQGIMDSLFQSFNASISVASFQELSACVFSWIEEHCKPQTLREIVVGVLHQLKNQLY; from the exons ATGACGGAGCCGGGCGCCTCTCCGGACGACCCCTGGGTCAAG GTGGAATATGCCTACAGCGACAACAGCCTGGACCCCG GGCTTTTTGTAGAAAGTACCCGAAAGGGAAGTGTAGTGTCCAGAGCTAATAGCATCGGTTCCACCAGTGCCTCTTCCGTCCCCAATACAG ATGACGAGGACAGCGATTACCACCAGGAGTCCTACAAGGAGTCCTACAAGGACCGGCGGCGGCGAGCACATACGCAGGCTGAGCAGAAGAGGAGGGATGCCATCAAG AGAGGCTATGATGACCTTCAGACCATCGTCCCCACCTGCCAGCAGCAGGACTTCTCCATTGGCTCCCAAAAGCTCAGCAAAGCCATCGTTCTACAGAAGA ccattgACTACATCCAGTTTTTgcacaaggagaagaaaaagcaggaggaggaggtgtCCATGCTACGCAAGGACGTCACGGCCCTAAAGATCATGAAAGT GAACTACGAGCAGATCGTGAAGGCACACCAGGACAACCCCCATGAGGGGGAGGACCAGGTCTCTGACCAGGTCAAGTTCAATGTGTTTCAAGGCATCATGGACTCCCTGTTCCAGTCATTCAACGCCTCCATCTCCGTGGCCAGCTTCCAGGAGCTGTCGGCCTGTGTCTTCAGCTGGATCGAGGAGCACTGTAAGCCTCAG ACGCTGCGGGAGATCGTGGTTGGCGTCCTGCACCAGCTGAAGAACCAGCTGTACTGA
- the MLX gene encoding max-like protein X isoform X5, with amino-acid sequence MTEPGASPDDPWVKVEYAYSDNSLDPDDEDSDYHQESYKESYKDRRRRAHTQAEQKRRDAIKRGYDDLQTIVPTCQQQDFSIGSQKLSKAIVLQKTIDYIQFLHKEKKKQEEEVSMLRKDVTALKIMKVNYEQIVKAHQDNPHEGEDQVSDQVKFNVFQGIMDSLFQSFNASISVASFQELSACVFSWIEEHCKPQTLREIVVGVLHQLKNQLY; translated from the exons ATGACGGAGCCGGGCGCCTCTCCGGACGACCCCTGGGTCAAG GTGGAATATGCCTACAGCGACAACAGCCTGGACCCCG ATGACGAGGACAGCGATTACCACCAGGAGTCCTACAAGGAGTCCTACAAGGACCGGCGGCGGCGAGCACATACGCAGGCTGAGCAGAAGAGGAGGGATGCCATCAAG AGAGGCTATGATGACCTTCAGACCATCGTCCCCACCTGCCAGCAGCAGGACTTCTCCATTGGCTCCCAAAAGCTCAGCAAAGCCATCGTTCTACAGAAGA ccattgACTACATCCAGTTTTTgcacaaggagaagaaaaagcaggaggaggaggtgtCCATGCTACGCAAGGACGTCACGGCCCTAAAGATCATGAAAGT GAACTACGAGCAGATCGTGAAGGCACACCAGGACAACCCCCATGAGGGGGAGGACCAGGTCTCTGACCAGGTCAAGTTCAATGTGTTTCAAGGCATCATGGACTCCCTGTTCCAGTCATTCAACGCCTCCATCTCCGTGGCCAGCTTCCAGGAGCTGTCGGCCTGTGTCTTCAGCTGGATCGAGGAGCACTGTAAGCCTCAG ACGCTGCGGGAGATCGTGGTTGGCGTCCTGCACCAGCTGAAGAACCAGCTGTACTGA
- the MLX gene encoding max-like protein X isoform X2, translating to MTEPGASPDDPWVKASPAGAHAGEGRAGRARARGGAARRGDSLQSPKFPPPSGPRGCREDSSHPARAKVEYAYSDNSLDPGLFVESTRKGSVVSRANSIGSTSASSVPNTDDEDSDYHQESYKESYKDRRRRAHTQAEQKRRDAIKRGYDDLQTIVPTCQQQDFSIGSQKLSKAIVLQKTIDYIQFLHKEKKKQEEEVSMLRKDVTALKIMKVNYEQIVKAHQDNPHEGEDQVSDQVKFNVFQGIMDSLFQSFNASISVASFQELSACVFSWIEEHCKPQTLREIVVGVLHQLKNQLY from the exons ATGACGGAGCCGGGCGCCTCTCCGGACGACCCCTGGGTCAAGGCAAGCCCCGCGGGCGCGCACGCCGGCGAGGGGAGGGCGGGTCGGGCTCGTGCACGTGGGGGGGCCGCAAGACGAGGGGATTCCTTGCAGTCCCCAAAGTTCCCCCCGCCCTCCGGGCCCCGGGGCTGCAGAGAAGACAGCTCTCACCCCGCGCGTGCCAAG GTGGAATATGCCTACAGCGACAACAGCCTGGACCCCG GGCTTTTTGTAGAAAGTACCCGAAAGGGAAGTGTAGTGTCCAGAGCTAATAGCATCGGTTCCACCAGTGCCTCTTCCGTCCCCAATACAG ATGACGAGGACAGCGATTACCACCAGGAGTCCTACAAGGAGTCCTACAAGGACCGGCGGCGGCGAGCACATACGCAGGCTGAGCAGAAGAGGAGGGATGCCATCAAG AGAGGCTATGATGACCTTCAGACCATCGTCCCCACCTGCCAGCAGCAGGACTTCTCCATTGGCTCCCAAAAGCTCAGCAAAGCCATCGTTCTACAGAAGA ccattgACTACATCCAGTTTTTgcacaaggagaagaaaaagcaggaggaggaggtgtCCATGCTACGCAAGGACGTCACGGCCCTAAAGATCATGAAAGT GAACTACGAGCAGATCGTGAAGGCACACCAGGACAACCCCCATGAGGGGGAGGACCAGGTCTCTGACCAGGTCAAGTTCAATGTGTTTCAAGGCATCATGGACTCCCTGTTCCAGTCATTCAACGCCTCCATCTCCGTGGCCAGCTTCCAGGAGCTGTCGGCCTGTGTCTTCAGCTGGATCGAGGAGCACTGTAAGCCTCAG ACGCTGCGGGAGATCGTGGTTGGCGTCCTGCACCAGCTGAAGAACCAGCTGTACTGA
- the COASY gene encoding bifunctional coenzyme A synthase isoform X1 has translation MAVFRSGLLVLTTPLASLAPRLAPILTSAARLVNHTLYVHLQPGMSLGGPAQPQSSLVQATFEVLDFITHLYAGADVHRHLDVRVLLTNIGAKSAFLPPLPSSVQNLAHPPEVVLTDFQTLDGSQYNPVKQQLERYATSCYSCCPQLASVLLYPDYGPGELPVESLDVPLPSTIRPASPVARSPKQPVRGYHRGAVGGTFDRLHNAHKVLLSVACILAQEQLVVGVADKDLLKSKLLPELLQPYAERVDHLSEFLVDIKPSLTFDIIPLLDPYGPAGSDPSLEFLVVSEETYRGGMAVNRFRLENDLEELALYQIQLLKDQSHKENEEDKVSSSSFRQRMLGTLLRPPYKRPELPAQLYVIGLTGISGSGKSSVAQRLKGLGAYVIDSDQLGHRAYAPGGPAYQPVVEAFGTVLCLCCPDILHKDGIINRKVLGSRVFGNKKQLKILTDIVWPVIAKLAREEMAQAMAEGKHVCVVDAAMLLEAGWQNMVHEVWTVVIPETEAIRRIMERDGLSEAAAQSRLQSQMSGQQLVDQSHVVLSTLWEPHVTQGQVEKAWALLQKRMPQSP, from the exons ATGGCCGTATTCCGGTCGGGCCTCCTGGTGCTGACGACGCCCCTGGCCTCCCTGGCCCCTCGCCTGGCCCCCATCCTGACCTCGGCGGCCCGGCTGGTGAATCACACGCTCTATGTACACCTGCAGCCGGGCATGAGCCTGGGGGGCCCAGCTCAGCCCCAGTCCAGCCTCGTGCAGGCCACGTTTGAGGTCCTGGATTTCATCACACACCTCTACGCTGGCGCCGACGTCCACAGGCACCTGGACGTCAGAGTCCTGCTGACCAATATTGGAGCCAAGAGCGCCTTTCTCCCCCCCCTGCCCAGTTCAGTCCAGAACCTGGCCCACCCACCGGAAGTGGTGCTGACTGACTTCCAGACCCTGGATGGAAGCCAGTACAACCCGGTCAAGCAACAGCTAGAGCGTTATGCCACCAGCTGCTACAGTTGTTGTCCCCAGCTGGCGTCGGTGCTGCTGTACCCCGATTATGGGCCCGGAGAGCTGCCTGTGGAGTCCCTGGATGTCCCCTTACCCTCCACCATCAGGCCAGCCTCCCCCGTGGCCAGGTCTCCAAAGCAGCCAGTGCGTGGCTACCACCGTGGGGCTGTGGGTGGCACGTTTGACCGCCTGCACAATGCCCACAAGGTGTTGCTCAGTGTCGCCTGCATCCTGGCCCAGGAGCAGCTTGTGGTGGGAGTAGCAGACAAAGACCTGTtgaaga GCAAGTTGCTCCCTGAGCTGCTCCAACCCTACGCAGAACGTGTGGACCATCTGAGTGAGTTCCTGGTGGACATCAAGCCCTCCTTGACTTTTGATATCATCCCCCTGCTGGACCCCTATGGGCCCGCTGGCTCTGACCCCTCCTTGGAGTTCCTGGTGGTCAGCGAGGAGACCTATCGTGGGGGGATGGCCGTCAACCGCTTCCGCCTTGAGAAT GACCTGGAGGAGCTTGCCTTGTACCAGATCCAGCTGCTGAAGGACCAAAGCCACAAGGAGAATGAAGAAGACAAAGTCAGCTCCTCTAGCTTCCGCCAGCGAATGCTGGGAACCCTGCTTCGGCCTCCATAT AAGAGGCCAGAGCTCCCCGCACAACTCTATGTGATTGGGCTGACTGGCATCAGTGGCTCCGGGAAGAGCTCAGTAGCTCAGCGGCTTAAGGGCCTGGGGGCATATGTCATCGACAGTGACCAGCTGGGCCATCGGGCCTACGCCCCAGGTGGTCCTGCCTACCAGCCTGTCGTGGAGGCCTTTGGAACAG TCCTGTGTCTCTGTTGTCCAGATATTCTCCATAAAGATGGCATTATCAACAGGAAGGTCCTAGGCAGCCGGGTGTTTGGGAACAAG AAGCAGCTGAAGATACTCACGGATATTGTGTGGCCAGTTATCGCAAAGCTGGCTCGAGAGGAGATGGCTCAGGCTATGGCCGAGG GAAAGCACGTGTGCGTGGTCGATGCTGCTATGCTGCTTGAGGCCGGCTGGCAGAACATGGTGCATGAGGTGTGGACCGTTGTCATTCCCGAGACTGAG GCTATACGACGCATCATGGAGAGGGATGGCCTGAGTGAGGCTGCAGCACAAAGCCGGTTGCAGAGCCAGATGAGCGGGCAGCAGCTTGTGGACCAGAGCCACGTGGTGCTGAGCACGTTATGGGAACCGCATGTCACCCAGGGCCAG GTGGAGAAAGCCTGGGCCCTCCTGCAGAAGCGCATGCCCCAGTCGCCGTAA
- the COASY gene encoding bifunctional coenzyme A synthase isoform X2 — protein sequence MAVFRSGLLVLTTPLASLAPRLAPILTSAARLVNHTLYVHLQPGMSLGGPAQPQSSLVQATFEVLDFITHLYAGADVHRHLDVRVLLTNIGAKSAFLPPLPSSVQNLAHPPEVVLTDFQTLDGSQYNPVKQQLERYATSCYSCCPQLASVLLYPDYGPGELPVESLDVPLPSTIRPASPVARSPKQPVRGYHRGAVGGTFDRLHNAHKVLLSVACILAQEQLVVGVADKDLLKSKLLPELLQPYAERVDHLSEFLVDIKPSLTFDIIPLLDPYGPAGSDPSLEFLVVSEETYRGGMAVNRFRLENDLEELALYQIQLLKDQSHKENEEDKVSSSSFRQRMLGTLLRPPYKRPELPAQLYVIGLTGISGSGKSSVAQRLKGLGAYVIDSDQLGHRAYAPGGPAYQPVVEAFGTDILHKDGIINRKVLGSRVFGNKKQLKILTDIVWPVIAKLAREEMAQAMAEGKHVCVVDAAMLLEAGWQNMVHEVWTVVIPETEAIRRIMERDGLSEAAAQSRLQSQMSGQQLVDQSHVVLSTLWEPHVTQGQVEKAWALLQKRMPQSP from the exons ATGGCCGTATTCCGGTCGGGCCTCCTGGTGCTGACGACGCCCCTGGCCTCCCTGGCCCCTCGCCTGGCCCCCATCCTGACCTCGGCGGCCCGGCTGGTGAATCACACGCTCTATGTACACCTGCAGCCGGGCATGAGCCTGGGGGGCCCAGCTCAGCCCCAGTCCAGCCTCGTGCAGGCCACGTTTGAGGTCCTGGATTTCATCACACACCTCTACGCTGGCGCCGACGTCCACAGGCACCTGGACGTCAGAGTCCTGCTGACCAATATTGGAGCCAAGAGCGCCTTTCTCCCCCCCCTGCCCAGTTCAGTCCAGAACCTGGCCCACCCACCGGAAGTGGTGCTGACTGACTTCCAGACCCTGGATGGAAGCCAGTACAACCCGGTCAAGCAACAGCTAGAGCGTTATGCCACCAGCTGCTACAGTTGTTGTCCCCAGCTGGCGTCGGTGCTGCTGTACCCCGATTATGGGCCCGGAGAGCTGCCTGTGGAGTCCCTGGATGTCCCCTTACCCTCCACCATCAGGCCAGCCTCCCCCGTGGCCAGGTCTCCAAAGCAGCCAGTGCGTGGCTACCACCGTGGGGCTGTGGGTGGCACGTTTGACCGCCTGCACAATGCCCACAAGGTGTTGCTCAGTGTCGCCTGCATCCTGGCCCAGGAGCAGCTTGTGGTGGGAGTAGCAGACAAAGACCTGTtgaaga GCAAGTTGCTCCCTGAGCTGCTCCAACCCTACGCAGAACGTGTGGACCATCTGAGTGAGTTCCTGGTGGACATCAAGCCCTCCTTGACTTTTGATATCATCCCCCTGCTGGACCCCTATGGGCCCGCTGGCTCTGACCCCTCCTTGGAGTTCCTGGTGGTCAGCGAGGAGACCTATCGTGGGGGGATGGCCGTCAACCGCTTCCGCCTTGAGAAT GACCTGGAGGAGCTTGCCTTGTACCAGATCCAGCTGCTGAAGGACCAAAGCCACAAGGAGAATGAAGAAGACAAAGTCAGCTCCTCTAGCTTCCGCCAGCGAATGCTGGGAACCCTGCTTCGGCCTCCATAT AAGAGGCCAGAGCTCCCCGCACAACTCTATGTGATTGGGCTGACTGGCATCAGTGGCTCCGGGAAGAGCTCAGTAGCTCAGCGGCTTAAGGGCCTGGGGGCATATGTCATCGACAGTGACCAGCTGGGCCATCGGGCCTACGCCCCAGGTGGTCCTGCCTACCAGCCTGTCGTGGAGGCCTTTGGAACAG ATATTCTCCATAAAGATGGCATTATCAACAGGAAGGTCCTAGGCAGCCGGGTGTTTGGGAACAAG AAGCAGCTGAAGATACTCACGGATATTGTGTGGCCAGTTATCGCAAAGCTGGCTCGAGAGGAGATGGCTCAGGCTATGGCCGAGG GAAAGCACGTGTGCGTGGTCGATGCTGCTATGCTGCTTGAGGCCGGCTGGCAGAACATGGTGCATGAGGTGTGGACCGTTGTCATTCCCGAGACTGAG GCTATACGACGCATCATGGAGAGGGATGGCCTGAGTGAGGCTGCAGCACAAAGCCGGTTGCAGAGCCAGATGAGCGGGCAGCAGCTTGTGGACCAGAGCCACGTGGTGCTGAGCACGTTATGGGAACCGCATGTCACCCAGGGCCAG GTGGAGAAAGCCTGGGCCCTCCTGCAGAAGCGCATGCCCCAGTCGCCGTAA
- the COASY gene encoding bifunctional coenzyme A synthase isoform X3 → MAVFRSGLLVLTTPLASLAPRLAPILTSAARLVNHTLYVHLQPGMSLGGPAQPQSSLVQATFEVLDFITHLYAGADVHRHLDVRVLLTNIGAKSAFLPPLPSSVQNLAHPPEVVLTDFQTLDGSQYNPVKQQLERYATSCYSCCPQLASVLLYPDYGPGELPVESLDVPLPSTIRPASPVARSPKQPVRGYHRGAVGGTFDRLHNAHKVLLSVACILAQEQLVVGVADKDLLKSKLLPELLQPYAERVDHLSEFLVDIKPSLTFDIIPLLDPYGPAGSDPSLEFLVVSEETYRGGMAVNRFRLENDLEELALYQIQLLKDQSHKENEEDKVSSSSFRQRMLGTLLRPPYKRPELPAQLYVIGLTGISGSGKSSVAQRLKGLGAYVIDSDQLGHRAYAPGGPAYQPVVEAFGTVLCLCCPDILHKDGIINRKVLGSRVFGNKKQLKILTDIVWPVIAKLAREEMAQAMAEDRSLL, encoded by the exons ATGGCCGTATTCCGGTCGGGCCTCCTGGTGCTGACGACGCCCCTGGCCTCCCTGGCCCCTCGCCTGGCCCCCATCCTGACCTCGGCGGCCCGGCTGGTGAATCACACGCTCTATGTACACCTGCAGCCGGGCATGAGCCTGGGGGGCCCAGCTCAGCCCCAGTCCAGCCTCGTGCAGGCCACGTTTGAGGTCCTGGATTTCATCACACACCTCTACGCTGGCGCCGACGTCCACAGGCACCTGGACGTCAGAGTCCTGCTGACCAATATTGGAGCCAAGAGCGCCTTTCTCCCCCCCCTGCCCAGTTCAGTCCAGAACCTGGCCCACCCACCGGAAGTGGTGCTGACTGACTTCCAGACCCTGGATGGAAGCCAGTACAACCCGGTCAAGCAACAGCTAGAGCGTTATGCCACCAGCTGCTACAGTTGTTGTCCCCAGCTGGCGTCGGTGCTGCTGTACCCCGATTATGGGCCCGGAGAGCTGCCTGTGGAGTCCCTGGATGTCCCCTTACCCTCCACCATCAGGCCAGCCTCCCCCGTGGCCAGGTCTCCAAAGCAGCCAGTGCGTGGCTACCACCGTGGGGCTGTGGGTGGCACGTTTGACCGCCTGCACAATGCCCACAAGGTGTTGCTCAGTGTCGCCTGCATCCTGGCCCAGGAGCAGCTTGTGGTGGGAGTAGCAGACAAAGACCTGTtgaaga GCAAGTTGCTCCCTGAGCTGCTCCAACCCTACGCAGAACGTGTGGACCATCTGAGTGAGTTCCTGGTGGACATCAAGCCCTCCTTGACTTTTGATATCATCCCCCTGCTGGACCCCTATGGGCCCGCTGGCTCTGACCCCTCCTTGGAGTTCCTGGTGGTCAGCGAGGAGACCTATCGTGGGGGGATGGCCGTCAACCGCTTCCGCCTTGAGAAT GACCTGGAGGAGCTTGCCTTGTACCAGATCCAGCTGCTGAAGGACCAAAGCCACAAGGAGAATGAAGAAGACAAAGTCAGCTCCTCTAGCTTCCGCCAGCGAATGCTGGGAACCCTGCTTCGGCCTCCATAT AAGAGGCCAGAGCTCCCCGCACAACTCTATGTGATTGGGCTGACTGGCATCAGTGGCTCCGGGAAGAGCTCAGTAGCTCAGCGGCTTAAGGGCCTGGGGGCATATGTCATCGACAGTGACCAGCTGGGCCATCGGGCCTACGCCCCAGGTGGTCCTGCCTACCAGCCTGTCGTGGAGGCCTTTGGAACAG TCCTGTGTCTCTGTTGTCCAGATATTCTCCATAAAGATGGCATTATCAACAGGAAGGTCCTAGGCAGCCGGGTGTTTGGGAACAAG AAGCAGCTGAAGATACTCACGGATATTGTGTGGCCAGTTATCGCAAAGCTGGCTCGAGAGGAGATGGCTCAGGCTATGGCCGAGG ACCGCAGCCTGCTCTGA